Proteins from a genomic interval of Zingiber officinale cultivar Zhangliang chromosome 2A, Zo_v1.1, whole genome shotgun sequence:
- the LOC122041640 gene encoding transport inhibitor response 1-like protein Os04g0395600: MTYFPDEVVEHIFDFLSSHRDRNNVSTVCKAWYLVERLSRRCVFVGNCYVLRPERVMARFPRMKCLTVKGKPHFADFNLVPHDWGGYALPWIEAAARCCPGLDELRLKRMVVSDDSLEVLARSFPNFKALVLISCEGFSTDGLAAIATHCRGLRELDLQENEVEDHGRQWLSCFPDSCTSLVSLNFACLKGEVNTSALERLVARCQNLRCLKLNRAISIESLIRILAQAPSLVELGTGSFTADHLTEAYQNLINAFYRCKSIRNLSGFWDASPRCLQSIYSICSNLTVLNLSYAPAIQCNDLIKMIRHCFKLQKLWVLDCIGDKGLAVVASACKELQELRVFPSDISGTGIAAVTEEGLVAISSGCPKLNSLLYFCHQMTNAALITIANNCPHFTRFRLCILDPRKPDPITNHPLDEGFGAVVKSCKDLKRLSLSGLLTDKVFLYIGMYAARLEMLSIAFAGDSDKGMVYVLNGCKNLKKLEIRDSPFGDAALLENVGKYETMRSLWMSSCDVTLGGCRALATKMPRLNVEVINEMDENDEMVENPSDMHRVEKMYVYRSLTGPRNDAPEFVWIF; this comes from the exons ATGACTTACTTCCCGGATGAGGTGGTGGAGCACATCTTTGACTTCCTGAGCTCCCACCGAGACCGTAATAATGTGTCGACAGTGTGCAAGGCATGGTATTTGGTGGAGAGGCTCAGCCGCCGGTGTGTATTCGTCGGCAACTGCTACGTCTTGCGGCCTGAACGAGTAATGGCCAGGTTCCCTAGAATGAAGTGCCTCACTGTCAAGGGGAAGCCCCATTTTGCTGATTTCAATCTGGTTCCCCACGATTGGGGAGGCTATGCGCTACCGTGGATTGAGGCGGCTGCCCGATGTTGCCCTGGTTTGGATGAGCTCCGACTGAAGAGGATGGTGGTGTCGGACGACAGCCTTGAGGTTCTAGCCCGCTCTTTCCCCAACTTTAAGGCCCTTGTTCTAATTAGCTGCGAGGGTTTCAGCACTGATGGACTTGCTGCGATTGCTACTCACTGCAG GGGTCTTAGGGAGCTAGATTTACAGGAAAATGAAGTGGAAGATCATGGTCGGCAGTGGCTGAGTTGCTTCCCTGATTCCTGTACTTCATTGGTATCTCTAAATTTTGCATGTCTAAAAGGAGAGGTGAATACAAGTGCTCTTGAGCGACTTGTTGCTAGGTGCCAGAATCTAAGGTGCTTGAAGCTTAATCGAGCAATATCTATTGAGTCACTTATCAGGATACTTGCCCAAGCCCCCAGTTTGGTGGAACTTGGAACCGGCTCATTCACAGCTGACCACCTCACTGAAGCTTACCAGAATCTAATTAATGCCTTCTACAGATGCAAATCTATAAGGAATTTGTCAGGTTTCTGGGATGCTTCTCCTCGCTGTTTGCAGTCCATATATTCCATCTGTTCAAACCTTACTGTTCTTAACTTAAGCTATGCCCCTGCGATCCAGTGTAATGATCTAATAAAGATGATTCGTCACTGTTTCAAACTTCAAAAACTTTGG GTATTAGATTGCATAGGAGACAAAGGATTAGCAGTTGTGGCCTCTGCCTGTAAAGAGTTACAGGAGTTGAGGGTATTTCCGTCTGATATCTCTGGTACTGGCATTGCTGCTGTGACTGAAGAAGGCCTTGTTGCTATATCTTCAGGCTGCCCAAAGTTGAATTCTTTACTGTATTTCTGCCACCAGATGACAAATGCTGCACTGATCACTATTGCAAACAACTGTCCCCATTTCACACGGTTCAGGCTGTGTATTCTTGATCCCAGAAAGCCAGATCCCATCACTAATCATCCATTGGATGAAGGTTTTGGAGCAGTTGTGAAGTCGTGCAAAGATCTGAAGAGATTATCATTATCAGGCCTTCTAACTGACAAGGTTTTCTTGTATATAGGCATGTATGCTGCACGTCTAGAGATGCTTTCAATTGCATTTGCTGGAGATAGTGATAAAGGAATGGTTTACGTGCTCAATGGATGCAAGAATCTTAAAAAGCTTGAAATAAGAGATAGTCCTTTTGGTGATGCGGCACTTTTGGAGAATGTAGGGAAGTATGAAACAATGCGATCCCTTTGGATGTCATCTTGTGATGTTACTCTAGGGGGTTGCAGGGCACTTGCCACAAAGATGCCAAGATTGAATGTTGAAGTTATAAACGAGATGGATGAAaatgatgagatggtggaaaatcCCAGTGACATGCATAGGGTGGAGAAGATGTATGTTTATCGAAGTCTGACCGGGCCAAGGAACGATGCACCAGAATTTGTCTGGATATTTTAG
- the LOC122043825 gene encoding uncharacterized protein LOC122043825, giving the protein MTAPNIEMIAALLRSCTVGRERGIPSPAAGVVAVELNSETALPFHWEQCLDMQTGEVYYFNRETGTRTSKDPRIAATHTYSSSNLSDEEDVSSSSDTFSGVGSGSSRDDTNEDNVDSTANSCLTSISSASSPATAAETLVSAGCQSCFMYFMVPKSDDACPKCGDRLFKLGHHGNA; this is encoded by the exons ATGACGGCTCCAAACATTGAGATGATCGCTGCTCTGCTTCGGAGCTGCACGGTGGGGAGGGAACGAGGGATTCCTTCGCCGGCGGCGGGTGTTGTCGCCGTCGAGCTGAACTCAGAGACGGCGCTGCCTTTCCACTGGGAGCAGTGTCTCGACATGCAG ACAGGGGAGGTCTACTACTTCAACCGGGAGACCGGAACCAGGACGAGCAAGGATCCCCGAATCGCCGCCACCCACACCTACTCGTCCAGCAACCTCTCGGACGAAGAAGACGTCTCCTCTTCCTCTGACACCTTCTCCGGCGTCGGCAGCGGCAGCAGCCGAGACGACACTAACGAGGACAACGTCGACAGCACCGCCAACTCTTGCCTCACCTCCATCTCCTCCGCCTCTTCCCCCGCGACCGCCGCCGAGACGCTAGTCTCCGCTGGCTGCCAGTCTTGCTTCATGTACTTCATGGTCCCTAAGAGCGACGACGCCTGCCCCAAGTGCGGCGATCGCCTCTTCAAGCTCGGCCACCACGGCAACGCCTGA
- the LOC122041641 gene encoding GSH-induced LITAF domain protein-like — translation MATKGKEGEPALGVPYGYAYGQEAPQPQPQPQPQVYYGGQNPYQAGAIPPNAVYGDPKGIPLQQTMYRDTPAPFQCVFCGSSGLTTVRSKPSLAAVVGCMMPFMLGVCFLCPSMDCLWHKYHYCPNCQQKVADFEKSDPCLVMDPPHWQEMSFAVPA, via the exons atGGCGACGAAAGGAAAGGAAGGGGAGCCTGCGCTGGGCGTGCCCTATGGATACGCTTATGGCCAGGAAGCGCCGCAGCCGCAGCCGCAGCCGCAGCCTCAGGTGTATTACGGGGGCCAGAACCCTTACCAGGCGGGGGCGATCCCGCCCAACGCGGTGTATGGCGACCCGAAGGGGATCCCCCTTCAGCAGACGATGTACCGAGACACCCCCGCCCCCTTCCAGTGCGTATTTTGCGGGTCCTCTGGCCTCACAACCGTCAG ATCAAAACCAAGCCTGGCAGCTGTTGTTGGTTGCATGATGCCATTCATGCTGGGAGTTTGCTTCCTTTGCCCATCCATGGACTGCTTATGGCACAAGTACCATTACTGCCCAAACTGTCAACAAAAG GTTGCCGACTTTGAGAAATCGGACCCGTGTCTGGTTATGGATCCACCCCATTGGCAAGAGATGAGCTTCGCTGTCCCTGCATAG